One window of the Rosa rugosa chromosome 3, drRosRugo1.1, whole genome shotgun sequence genome contains the following:
- the LOC133741271 gene encoding lysine histidine transporter-like 8, producing the protein MGEVVIETNNMGDLHLAQAMDPSFNTAMGTSSRSAALVIPMTISSSANEDGTNPVGVGGELDKQDAWLPLTESKNGSTYSVTFHLLCSGIGTQALSLPVAFAALGWAWGCICLLLAFAWQLYTIRLLVLSHESDTGTRYSRYLQLAIRAFGQKLGKLLVMFPMIYLSNGACVQLIIAGGLTMELFFKTVCNDGATTYCHPMTGTECFLVFMIMAIIVAQFPNLNSIAWVSLIGSITAIVYCTVIWSISIAKGRPNGISYNPPEMESNMDRFGRILNAIGIVFLAFRGHNVILEIQGTLPSEPKHPIHKRMWRGVIISYAIIAICLLPLAIAGFWAHGNKVPSSSVLAITAILSSAAQLPRHNNTSRYVLGVICILVIIHCLSTFQIYGMVAFDNLEMKYTTRKNKPCARWLRVAFRFLFGGWVFFIAVTFPFVVSLAPLIGGLTLPMAYAYPCFMWITLKKPKPKGLMWCINVGLGCLGLVLSVVLVVAAAWNLAQKGLNANFFKP; encoded by the exons ATGGGAGAAGTGGTTATTGAAACAAACAACATGGGAGATTTACATTTAGCACAAGCTATGGACCCTTCCTTTAACACCGCCATGGGTACAAGCTCACGGTCCGCTGCTCTAGTCATTCCCATGACAATTAGTTCCAGTGCAAACGAAGATGGTACAAATCCGGTAGGCGTAGGTGGTGAACTCGATAAGCAGGATGCTTGGCTGCCTCTCACAGAATCCAAGAATGGCAGTACCTATTCCGTGACGTTTCATCTACTTTGTTCAGGAATTGGGACTCAAGCTCTTTCACTCCCCGTTGCATTCGCCGCTCTTGGATG GGCATGGGGATGTATATGCTTGTTACTAGCGTTTGCATGGCAGCTCTACACTATACGGCTCCTTGTACTATCCCACGAATCAGATACCGGAACTCGTTATAGTAGATACCTCCAACTTGCTATTAGAGCCTTCG GTCAAAAACTAGGGAAGTTGCTAGTAATGTTCCCGATGATCTATCTATCAAATGGTGCTTGTGTCCAACTTATTATCGCAGGAGGTCTAACAATGGAGCTTTTCTTCAAAACCGTGTGTAACGATGGGGCTACTACTTATTGTCATCCAATGACTGGTACAGAGTGCTTCTTGGTGTTCATGATCATGGCTATTATTGTGGCTCAGTTTCCCAACTTGAACTCCATAGCTTGGGTCTCTTTGATTGGTTCTATCACAGCAATTGTATATTGCACTGTCATCTGGTCTATTTCAATTGCCAAGGGCAGACCTAATGGTATATCATACAATCCACCAGAAATGGAGTCTAATATGGATAGATTTGGTCGGATACTGAATGCGATTGGCATTGTGTTTTTGGCATTCAGAGGTCACAACGTCATTCTTGAAATACAG GGAACATTGCCATCAGAGCCAAAACACCCAATTCATAAGCGAATGTGGAGAGGGGTGATTATATCGTATGCTATCATTGCCATATGCTTGCTTCCTCTAGCCATAGCTGGATTTTGGGCACATGGAAACAAG GTGCCCTCCTCATCAGTTTTAGCAATAACTGCAATACTAAGCTCAGCTGCACAACTACCTCGACACAATAACACCTCAAGGTATGTTCTGGGAGTAATCTGCATTCTTGTAATAATACACTGCTTAAGCACATTTCAAATCTATGGCATGGTAGCCTTTGACAACTTGGAGATGAAGTACACTACGAGGAAGAACAAGCCGTGTGCAAGATGGCTCCGAGTAGCTTTCCGTTTTTTGTTTGGAGGATGGGTATTCTTTATAGCGGTGACCTTTCCGTTCGTTGTAAGCCTGGCACCTCTAATTGGAGGTTTGACGTTGCCTATGGCTTATGCTTATCCGTGTTTCATGTGGATCACACTCAAGAAACCGAAGCCGAAAGGTTTAATGTGGTGTATTAACGTGGGACTTGGATGCTTGGGACTGGTTTTGAGTGTTGTTTTAGTGGTTGCAGCAGCATGGAATTTAGCTCAGAAAGGTCTAAATGCCAATTTCTTCAAGCCCTAG
- the LOC133740811 gene encoding uncharacterized protein LOC133740811, whose protein sequence is MFHPEIVGGSNECRNEMQLKGDDESAAEGMAAKDAKKGKKRLSKESTTKRVNQGKTERSYVRSKRLKRMLHPEIAQGSIECQNEMQVENDDQKAAQGITTKDANRGKKRLLKRPITKRINEGKTECSHVKSKRLKRMFCR, encoded by the exons A TGTTTCATCCAGAAATTGTTGGAGGATCTAATGAATGTCGGAATGAAATGCAATTGAAGGGTGATGATGAAAGCGCTGCTGAAG GAATGGCAGCTAAGGATgccaagaaaggaaaaaaaagattgTCAAAAGAATCCACTACTAAGAGAGTTAATCAAGGAAAAACTGAACGTAGTTATGTTAGATCAAAGAGATTGAAAAGAA TGCTTCATCCAGAAATTGCTCAAGGATCTATTGAATGTCAGAATGAAATGCAAGTAGAAAATGATGATCAAAAAGCTGCTCAAG GAATAACAACTAAGGATGCCAACAGAGGAAAGAAAAGGTTGTTAAAACGACCTATTACTAAGAGAATTAATGAAGGAAAAACTGAATGCAGTCATGTTAAATCAAAGAGATTGAAAAGAA TGTTTTGCAGATAG